A single genomic interval of Burkholderia cepacia ATCC 25416 harbors:
- a CDS encoding NADH-quinone oxidoreductase subunit D has product MAEIKNYTLNFGPQHPAAHGVLRLVLELDGEVIQRADPHIGLLHRATEKLAESKTFIQSVPYMDRLDYVSMMVNEHGYVLAIEKLLGIEVPERAQYIRVLFDEITRVLNHLMWIGAHALDVGAMAVFLYAFREREDLMDVYEAVSGARMHAAYYRPGGVYRDLPDAMPQYKASKIRNEKALAKMNEARSGSVLDFIDDFFTRFPKCVDEYETLLTDNRIWKQRLVGIGVVSPERALQMGLTGPMLRGSGIAWDLRKKQPYEVYDRMDFDVPVGVNGDCYDRYLVRVEEMRQSIRIAKQCIEWLRKNPGPVMTDNHKVAPPSRVGMKTNMEDLIHHFKLFTEGFHVPEGEAYAAVEHPKGEFGIYLVSDGANKPYRLKIRAPGFAHLASLDEMARGHMIADAVTIIGTQDIVFGEIDR; this is encoded by the coding sequence ATGGCAGAAATCAAGAACTACACGCTCAACTTCGGCCCGCAGCACCCGGCAGCGCACGGCGTGCTGCGCCTCGTGCTCGAGCTCGACGGCGAAGTCATTCAGCGTGCCGATCCGCACATCGGCCTGCTGCACCGCGCGACGGAAAAGCTCGCGGAATCCAAAACATTCATCCAGTCCGTGCCGTACATGGACCGTCTCGACTACGTGTCGATGATGGTCAACGAGCACGGCTACGTGCTCGCGATCGAAAAGCTGCTCGGCATCGAAGTGCCTGAGCGCGCCCAGTACATCCGCGTGCTGTTCGACGAGATCACGCGCGTGCTGAACCACCTGATGTGGATCGGCGCGCACGCACTCGACGTCGGCGCGATGGCGGTGTTCCTGTACGCATTCCGCGAACGCGAAGACCTGATGGACGTGTACGAAGCGGTGTCCGGTGCCCGGATGCACGCGGCGTACTACCGTCCGGGCGGCGTCTACCGCGACCTGCCTGACGCAATGCCGCAATACAAGGCGTCGAAGATTCGCAACGAGAAGGCGCTCGCGAAGATGAACGAAGCGCGCAGCGGCTCGGTGCTCGACTTCATCGACGACTTCTTCACGCGCTTCCCGAAGTGCGTCGACGAATACGAAACGCTGCTCACCGACAACCGGATCTGGAAGCAGCGTCTGGTCGGGATCGGCGTGGTCAGCCCGGAACGTGCGCTGCAGATGGGCCTGACGGGCCCGATGCTGCGCGGCTCGGGCATCGCCTGGGACCTGCGCAAGAAGCAGCCGTACGAAGTGTACGATCGCATGGATTTCGACGTGCCGGTCGGCGTGAATGGCGATTGCTACGACCGCTACCTGGTTCGCGTCGAAGAAATGCGCCAGTCGATCCGTATCGCGAAACAGTGTATTGAGTGGCTCCGCAAGAATCCGGGCCCGGTGATGACCGACAATCACAAGGTTGCACCGCCGTCGCGCGTCGGCATGAAGACCAACATGGAAGACTTGATTCACCACTTCAAGCTCTTCACCGAAGGTTTCCATGTGCCGGAAGGCGAAGCGTACGCGGCGGTCGAGCATCCGAAGGGTGAGTTCGGCATCTACCTCGTGTCGGACGGTGCCAACAAGCCGTATCGCCTCAAGATTCGCGCACCGGGTTTCGCGCACCTGGCGTCGCTCGACGAAATGGCGCGCGGTCACATGATCGCCGACGCCGTCACGATCATCGGTACGCAGGACATCGTGTTCGGCGAAATCGATCGCTAA